The DNA sequence CTTAGTTGAATTACCAGCGGCAGCGCATGTTTGTAATAGATCTCTGCATCCGCCGGAAGTGAACCAAGCATCGTTCAACTCCTTGATGACTGAGTCGTTTTGTAGTTGTCCATAGCCGGGGGCATCGGTTGCAAAGTCGACGTAAGCCCTGTATTGGATGAGAGGATCGTACCAGCCACTAGTGACAAGTATAAATGAAAGGGAGATGAGAGCGAGAAGAGTCCACATACTTGTTGATCATCAGAGCACTAACATTAATGATTTCACCTTGGATTTCACCACTTCGGATTTTCTCGTTTTGTTGATTGAAATAGGTGACAAAAGCAGGTCCATAATGACCTCCGTAGCTCTCCGTAGTGAATAAAAATCTAAGAACGCAAATATGTGAGAGGTGCCTGGCGGATCAATGGACCACCTACGTACTCTCGTTTTTGGAACTTTGAGAATTCGCCACTTTCAAATAGAATCTGGAAGGCTTGCCAGAAAAACGGGGCGGCAGCTTCTGTACTGTTCACCGTTGTTGTCCCGTGAGAGAAGCCTGTACCAATCGGCTGGTCGATGTATATCACTGATGCACAGGGCATGAGCGGAAAGTCAATATGGCTGAAGTGGACATACCGTTGCTGAGATTGTTCCAACTGTACATAAAAATGAAATGAGTGCATGCAGAAAATATTGCAAAGGAACGACGATACCTGAAGGGGTTGAGGGTTGTAGTCTTGCCGTCTGGATTTACATTGCACGGCCCGTGTTCTATATTTTGGTCTCATGAGTTCTCGTGCCGCCAACAATAATAGAAAAAGCGCACCTTGAAATAGTCCGATCATAGAAGAGCAACCTGGTCCACCATTAATCCTTTGATATGCGTGCGCAGTTCAGCTTATCAAGTGCCGTGTAGAGACGGAATTTTTCGCACCAAAGAGTGAAAGGCGCTGTCTCAGGTTCGTGTCGAGCCTCgaaaaaccaaaaccacTGGAAAAAAGGAATCAGTGACAGGAAGCGGAAAATGAAGGATGGAACAACACCGTTGACATATTCGTCCCAATATCGATATATCCAGATACCTGTTCAACCCCAGGAGTCGTCTCGCATACACCAGAGTTCTTGATAAACCGCAAGCCGACGTTGGGCATCAGCTGGGATATGAAGGACTTCTTCTGTACGGCTCGAGTCTCGACAATGGGTTTCCCGTGCGCACCACTGAACCCATAACCAAGGATTGCCAAACCAATGGCGGAGAAAAAAGCCGTCGCCTTCATGTTGTGAAACCAACCAAAGATGCGGCGTTATATGTGGGTTCTCGGTGTCATCTTTTATACTCTCGTGTTACCGTAAGGACCGCATGCCAGAAAACCCATGAGAACGTAATGAACTTTTGTATTCTTCAACCATGTGGAGGCTCGAGAATGGACCTCGAGGGCATACGGATAGCGCGATAGAAGTCGATGAATCGAATGTAGAGTGATTTGATGAGAAGCTCGAACAATGACGAGATGTACTCACGATGGACgagagagaaaaggaaagagacGAAAAGGACATATTATGCCAGTGAGTGGATTGGGGTTGCCGGGAGAGCAGGGGCTGGGTGAATAAAAGCGCTGTTCCAGACCAGACCTGAGGCCTGAAGGTGagagataggtatataagtaTGAAGAACAGTTGAGAGACAAAAGGGTTTAGTCGCTGTTGAGAGCGGCGATGGACGTGAGGAGTACCCGCGCCGCGTCCATCTGCCGCATCCTCGAATATATACGGATAGCATGCGCGATAGCAATTCAGGAATTCGAAGTTGAATGTACAACAATGATGAACACTGGAACCCATGGCCAATAGTGGTGTGCATTATGATTATGAACTGCCCATGGAGCTGATCGTTGTTCGCTCAAGCTCGGTTTGATAAACCGGCCCGGTCGTCCGTGACGTTTTGCTTGACCACGACGGTACGACCACGGACGAAAGCGTGATAAGGTCAACGTTCAACTTCAGCGGCGAGTGGTATACCGTATGAACCGCGTTTTTTAGGAAGCAACGATGATGGGCTGCCTCCGAGTAGGTTTCAGACACCAGGATATCCGCGAACAGCTTGTCTCTCGGACACCCGTCGGTCGGTTGCCTCATACCCCTCCACCCAACTTGATCTTGTATCGCAACATAGTGGATACGATTTCTGCCGCAAAGGATGGAGATAGGTATGCAGTCACGAACTCAGAGAACTTCTGGCATGGGAACCCCATCTCCTCTGGGCATAACCCTTGGACTTCATCGAATTCGGTAGACGCAGACAAATCCGAGATTGAGTCCTTTTCCAGGACACGAAAATCAGCAAAGGCGCCGGAACAAAAACGAGTAACTCACCTGCCCAGAAACCAGCAACCTCGGCGCCACCAACACCATTGGGCTCCAACAGAAAGGTATTACGCTAGACATCGTAAGTGTTTCAACGAGTTTTCCTGGCCTGTAAACTCACTGTGCTTGCCCAAGTTTCCCTTCAAATCAAAGAACGCGTCACTCCGTGGGTTCACCAAGAACGGAAAGTGTATCGGCGTGCACTCGCTTCGTTATTGATAGCCAGGTCCAAAGCTAACTATGGGAGCTGAAGTAGGCCTATCTAATGACCTTCTATCTTGGACGCAGAGGTGTTTGATCGCGGCAGCCAGGTACACCAGTACGAAGGTCAAGTCCCGTGTCTTCGGCATTGGAGTTAACAAAAGCCGCTGGTATACATGTGGCCTCTGCCTTCCTGAGTGTACTCGACACAAGATTTCAAGGAACCCTCCGACCGAACGAGAGCCCAGATAACGTTCGAACTATGTGCGTGGGCACGGATTAAGCTGtgtggaagaagaaaaccgTTATCTCTGATATCAGACGCAATAGGTCACGGTGTAACGGTCGGGTGATCATGAACTTATACGTTGCACTATCGCAGCAGACCTCGCTTAGCTACGGCTGGTGAATAGACCTTCGCATAGCCATATCGGGCCTACTATCGATCTATCGTACTAGAAAACGCAAACTTCAATGCCATAGGGTCCCT is a window from the Marasmius oreades isolate 03SP1 chromosome 6, whole genome shotgun sequence genome containing:
- a CDS encoding uncharacterized protein (MEROPS:MER0000412); protein product: MKATAFFSAIGLAILGYGFSGAHGKPIVETRAVQKKSFISQLMPNVGLRFIKNSGVCETTPGVEQVSGYIDIGTNMSTWFWFFEARHEPETAPFTLWINGGPGCSSMIGLFQEHGPCNVNPDGKTTTLNPFSWNNLSNVIYIDQPIGTGFSHGTTTVNSTEAAAPFFWQAFQILFESGEFSKFQKREFLFTTESYGGHYGPAFVTYFNQQNEKIRSGEIQGEIINVSALMINNGWYDPLIQYRAYVDFATDAPGYGQLQNDSVIKELNDAWFTSGGCRDLLQTCAAAGNSTKSNKLCRDADNFCGPNVESPAIGDRDVNDLRQKADSPNPFPPSFYVNFLHNETIKQRIGAEGNYEECSNAVGNNFFKTGDDARSLLPELAALVDEKMKILIWAGDADINCNWLGGHASVLAMDWYGKQRFAKIPFTNMTIDGKPIAAIQNLDNFSFARVYEAGHEVPAFQPAASFEIFRQIIAGEQLHSV